TCCAGTTGCCGGTCAAAACTTCCTTGGAGAGTTTCGAGACGCCGCTGACACGGTTCACCAGGAACCCAGCATCGATCTGTCCGCCGACATCAATCTTTTGCTGAATGAGCTTGACCGCAGCGGCTGAGGCCCAAATATCGGCCCCGCTGGGTTGAATGACAACCAAGGCGGTTTGCGCAATCCGCACAACAGCCGCCGTCATCTTCTCGGCCTTTGCTGGCGTGTCGATGATCACCAGGTCGGCCTGGATCGATGCCAGCGATTGCAGCATTTCAGGGCGATCCAGGGCGACAACAGGGGGAAGATCGATGCCGTCAGGCGATGCGCTGCGCCAGTCCCTGGTTGTGCCCTGTGGGTCAGCATCGACCAAGACAACGCGCTGGCCACGAAGATGCAGGGCGCTGGCCAGGTTGGTGGCGACCGTG
This genomic window from Thiomonas sp. X19 contains:
- a CDS encoding cobyrinic acid ac-diamide synthase, translating into TVATNLASALHLRGQRVVLVDADPQGTTRDWRSASPDGIDLPPVVALDRPEMLQSLASIQADLVIIDTPAKAEKMTAAVVRIAQTALVVIQPSGADIWASAAAVKLIQQKIDVGGQIDAGFLVNRVSGVSKLSKEVLTGNWNEYGVTILEHSIGNRVAFAQALTDGLSIYSLSDAHAKQEMDQLIEELEMKSWL